Proteins encoded together in one Mobula birostris isolate sMobBir1 chromosome 7, sMobBir1.hap1, whole genome shotgun sequence window:
- the higd2a gene encoding HIG1 domain family member 2A, mitochondrial: MSKPVAVTSPLDLTKPPAIEGFTPLPKPKEEGFADKFIRKTKENPFVPIGLLGTAGALTYGLIAFKHGKTRQSQMLMRARIFAQGFTVAAILVGVVATAMKRKEK, encoded by the exons ATGTCGAAGCCGGTTGCGGTGACTTCGCCGCTTGATTTAACGAAGCCCCCAGCCATTGAGGGCTTTACTCCTTTGCCCAAGCCTAAAGAGGAAGGGTTTGCGGACAAATTCATCAGGAAAACGAAGGAGAATCCATTCGTTCCGATCG GACTGCTGGGTACAGCAGGTGCCCTTACCTATGGTTTGATTGCTTTCAAACATGGCAAGACTCGACAGTCCCAGATGTTAATGCGAGCGAGAATCTTTGCGCAAGGTTTCACTGTTGCTGCTATCCTGGTTGGTGTGGTAGCCACTGCAATGAAGCGCAAGGAAAAGTGA